CATTTGAAGTATTTGAATGCAATGTATCAAAACAGGGAAATGTTTGTTCTAGTTTACTTCAAGGACAAGTTCTTCCCGTTTATATGCTCTACTTCTTGAAGTGAGGGTACAAATGCAATATTTAAGGATAATGTTGGACCGACGTCTAGCTTGATCTTATTTGTACATGAGTATGATAGGATTATAAAAAAACATGGATGAAAAAGGAAATCTAAGAGATAAGAACAAGGCATAAGAAGTAGTGTTGCTGCACCCTACATATGCTTTTGAAAAACAAGCAAGGGACTTGTACAACACCCAAATATTCTACCAATTTCAGCAGTTGATCAAAGCAACAGGTAGATACCAAGCAAATGAAGTTGAAAAGGGCAAGGTTTACATGATTTATAAATCTGAGGAGCATGCAAAAAGAGAAATTAGGCCAAGAAAGTACCTGGTTCTAGTAGATCTGAGTCAAGAAAACTACATTTGTATATGTGGGCGCTTCCAGAAGGACGGAATATTGTGTGTGCACATACTACGGACTCTAATCCATGTGGATGTTGGTGCGAATCTCACGATCCATAATGTCATTGTTCTCATGCAAACTACTCTTGACCTGGTCCCCACTTGAATGTACAGCATGTGCAGGGTCATTGTCAAAAACAACTCTACAGCACTCATTGTTGCACTTGGGCCTCTCTTTTGCACCAGCATGCTGGTAGAAGTAACTCATCACATCTAGAATGATATTTTGAGCATTTTCTGCGGCAAAATCTGTTGGTGCATTTGCATGCTTTGTGTACAAAGCGGTAAGATCATCCAATATCTATGAAAAAACATATCATAGGTGATTAGGCATCTTTATAGGTGATAATGGGAAAGAAAACACATTAAAAAAAGTTCAGGTCAGTAAGATCATCCAAAACCTAGAAAGAAACATACCATAAGTGATTAGGTATCTTTCTAGGTGATAATGGGAAAAACACATTAGAAAAATGTTCAGGTCACGTAATAATAAAACTGCTAAAAAAATTTCATCCGATTAATTACCGCATAGCCGAAAAGACCCAGCACACATACCAATGGAAAAAAGGGATATGCATATATTATGCAATTACGGAACAACAAAAGTGAATAGAAAAAATTAAACTAACCTTATGAGACATATTTCCTTCAACACATTTAGTCAAAGACTTCTTGAACATAGAACCATCAATAACACATGTAGGGGATTGGATCTGTGCGCTGGTCCTCTTATGATAACAGGTTAACTTCAGTGGTAGTATCTGttgtgagaaaaaaatttaaCATTATATAGattaaaattattttcaaaaatatttggtgCTAATGTAAGCAGCAATAAATTGAACTAAGCAAGTCTTATAGGATGTTTTCCATATATATGCCCTTGTACAGAGTCAAGCTTAGCCTTCTCCTCGATCATGTCTCCTTTCCACTCAACAAGCCTTGGCAAAGTGGATGGTAATTGTTGATGATCAAGATTTAAGAAATCAAGATAGACAACCTGTACacaataaaaatagaaaagatcATTGAGTAAAACTAAATTAAAGCAAGTCACCAGGAAGCTATTTcatagaaaaaaggaaaaaaataaattgcaagAAACATAACATGATATATGCAGAGAAAGTAATAACAAAATATACTCACACAAATAGTGTACAAGCATCCACACATGATGATGGAGGAATGATCCACATTCTTCATAAGTCCATTATACTCCTTGATCTGTTTTAGCAACCAGTAGTGGACAAACTCACTCCAATCCCACTCATTTGCTTTCTTTACATCCACCAAGGGCTGAAGGTACTCAGTGCTGGGGTGTGTCGTTGAGTTTGGGCATAGAAATGTAACAAGAGCAACTATGAGAAAACTGCGCACAAGATCATCttctgaaatgttttcctttgaCAAATTGTCACCGAAAGCCTTAGCTGATGGAAAAGTTGTCAGAGTCATTGAATTCAGGAATTCACCCTTGCCGCTCTCGGGATCAGCTTTCCTAATTATCTGGCCACCAATGGGGATTCCTAAAACATCATGGATTATCTGAGGGTTCAAGGGGATAGATCTGTTGTTGACAACAATGCTTGAGCTACTGACTGCCACATGATCCACTATCCAGCGAGCGAAGGGGAGTGGTATGGAACACTTGTCGAAGAGCAGAAGTGAGCCAAATCCATAGGATTGTATAATTGTTCGTTTGTCTGGGTTCAATGACTGAATGACTTCCGAAAAGAAAGAAACATTTAGCTTGGTGATTGTCTTTTTTGGAGCAAGACGACCAGAGCCACGACCTGATATGCCACAACCACCAGCGCCATTGGGGACCGTGTTGATGCCATCAATAGGTGCATTTGCAGAGGATATTATCTTCCTGACTCCAACACAAACCTAAAAATAGGAAAAGGCTAGATAAGAGCTTTGTGACAAATCCACACAATAACATGATCGATAAGTACATAATTTTAGTACATATATTAACTTCAAAAGAATTGAAAAACAACGAAGGGACCCTTCCAAAATAAAATATAAGAAATAAACATGAAGAAATACTTACTATTTTCTTAACAATGGCAAAAAGTGTATCATCATCTAGTGCTTCAATATTCGTTTGTAGCTCACGCTGCCCATGCACTTCTTTGTGTGCAGTGCCACCAAAAGTATCATCCTCCCTGTCGCTAGCTGATTCAACCATTTCATGATCATCTTCTGGATCATGACAGCCACTCCCCTATCCTGGTGGCATTGTCTGAATAcagtaaacaaaaaaaatgaggaACACAAAGCATTTGGAATAGAGCTCAGAGATGACTGCTTGAGCAGGTAAACAAAAAACTAGAGCTCGGCTCGTATCTCTTGAAATTCCTTTATTTCCTGAAACCATGAACTATTATGAAACAACTAAAACTCTaagcatttagaaaaaatgCAGCCATAACATTACAATCACAGGGACAAAAAAAAGCACAAGGGAGTATCATAGGAATAAAACAAAAGTATAATTCTGAATTTTTTGGGTTCTAGAACATAGGAACCAATCAGAAAGTTGTAAGTCCTTTGCCCCAATCTAAGGTGGAGGGTTAGTCTCAAACAACCAATAGATCAACCATTCTGAAAAAAAAGCTGAAACTCTAAAAACATTTGGTAACTTCTGAAACAGTTTAAGTGGTGATATTTTTGGAGCACtgaaggcaaagcatctaaatGATAGCTAAACCAGACCAGAAATATTGCTGCAAAACAGGTACTACAGAGATGCTTTTCTACTAGATAgtgattcaaaaaaaaaaacatgttccATGGGAAGAATGCAAAAATCCTAGGAGGATGCGAACTGAGAGGAACACACATGAATAAATTTGACAACATGCAAATCATTAAAAGAATGGAATAGTGATGCGTTCTTGCTAGTCAGTAAACTAAGATTAATTGAAGTCTTTAACACACCCAATACTAAGAGCATTTCTAAAATTTTCAGAGTTAATATCCTAGTGATGGACATGTTAAGTGTCTCATTAAAACCCCTCTCTTCCTATTTCACAAAATACATTTGGTGATGGTATACAGAAAGTAGTAGATATGGGTCAAATGAAATAAACTATAGTTCATACCGAGTGAAATTACAAAAAGACTTTGTAAATTTGTGGTAACATTTGAACAAGGAACAAGCATTACGACATGCAAATAACAAGGAACCAACAAAAGATATTCTAGGATTCATCAGTTTACATTAAATAAGCATTACGACATGGCATTCTCAAAATCTTAAAGGCATGAAATGTAAGTGAAAATTCAGAAAAGTGCATATACAAGCAGATAAAACAAACGAGAGAGCGGGAGTATCCATCAATAAGAAGGCTAGCTCTCACATTGCATGGCAAAACACCACCCAGGAACTGCAGCAACTTGCCCCATAGTTCCCAAAATCCTCAGCTGCTGAGGACATGCACAGCTGCTCAATATATTAAGAGCCAAAAATGTCGCAGCAGGATGGATGGCTGCGGAAAGCACAGGTCCGAGAGGACCACTCTTACTAGCCGAGTTGACTTCAACAtgaaggatttttttttctcattgtTAACTTAAATATTCAAGCTGACAATATTTTGAAAGATGAAAAGATAGACAGACATATAGCAGCTCTCCTCACTAAATTTCGGCAACCACATACACAAATTTACAATGACATGAAACTCTTTTATCAAATTGTGAACTAGAAATGGAAGAGGTATGTGGGGAATTTGAACACAAAAATAGTCTAACAAACACGGCACAAAAGCCTGCTAGCCTGTAGTAGCTACTGAGGGAGGGGAGGATCAAGGATGATGAGAGTAGCTGGCGCATGGAAGGTTGGAAGCTGGCAGCCTATGCTGTGCATCTGATGGAGGCTCCCAGAGCCAGCCTGCCTACGCTACAAATCCAGAGAACACAGAGCGGCACCATGTCAAGGGAAAATTGATGTGCCTCGGTGCAGCGCATCATGTCCCCTCCGGCTCTAGTTCCAACATCGGATCTCCAACCCCCTCGCAATCCACTACCGAATCTGCATAGGATGACTCCAAGGCACCAGCCCCTTCCACCCAGCCCCAAAATGGAACCCTAAAACAAAATAacagcaaaacagaagctaaaTCGACTTGAATCGCACACAGGAGACTCAGACAACACCCACATCGGCTTGAAACACACAAGGAGGATCAGAAAACACCCACAAATGAGAAAACCAAGGGGGAAATCACATCTGGTAGGTTCGATGGGTGTGGAGATTCACCAATAAAATGCCGTATCGCTGGTGTTGCCGCCGTCGATGAGCACACGCCCGGCACCGATTCACTGTCCCTCTCGCCTCAGTTCCCTCGATCTGGTGAGGAGAGGAACAAAAATCACCAGAAATCGCCGCGAGCTGTCTGCCACCTGCGCCTCCCACCTCTATCCTTTCGATGGGGATAAAAACGAGAAGGCCAAACAAACAGAACAGAGGATGGGTCTCCACCAAAATTGAACCCGACCCGCTAAGCATTAACAGGCGTCAAACGTACCAAAAGCGGGCCTGGTAGGATAATTTGCACACAAAGCAATCTCGCCCATCCATTTTCAATCGGATGTGCCAGCAAGTTGATTGACGGATAAGTGGAAAATCAATCAGTTGACAAGGAGCAAAACTGAACATTTAAATGATGGTTTCCTTTAATCCTTCGTTTCTGACGACTGTATCATAACTACTCTCACCTGAATGGCATTCGAACCACAAGGGCCTGTGAACATGCCATTATTGTATGGAAGCACGTACTACATCAAGGAACAAGTCAATTCGCTATAGTCGTCATTTAACAGGTAAGGATACTTATGATGAGGGGCAAAATATTCAATATAGATAACATGTTTCAGAATTAATGCTTCTGCTAATCCTTTTTTTCAGTGTCCGTGCTTATTACAACTATCATTAACTTTTGGTTCAGACCATAAAAATTAATTTTCCTACTCATTatgttgttgttttattttcttttgccACATTAAGTAGAAGTAATTTCATCATGTTTTAATTCTCTAGAAACAAGGTTTGATGGGCATAAATTGAAAACTTCATCAAATGAAAATTTATTAATGTAAGCTATATATCCTTCCGAGCTTGAACGCCACTCTGGATAATGCAGTTTGGAAGTGTAGTAATTTGTCTCTTATTTGAAACTGAACTGATCAATGGAGTAAAACCATTTATTATGTATATAGTCACAGTTGATTAGTCTTCATAAGTATATATGTGAAAGCGGGTCATTAAGTGACGCGGTAAAAGTGATGGGGCACACAACTCCAAGAGAGTAGCTATCCTCCTAGCTAAATTTGGAATTTTTCCAATcctgtaaaaaaaagagagcctCCTAAATGGTGAGAAACCAACAGACTAGGTATACCTTACTCCCATATTCAAAACCTTCGTATCACCCCCCCCCCAAAGCAACGCCGATCACCTCCTCCACAGATACATCGCCGCCCTGTCCTCCGATCCATCGAGACCCCCATCCATCAAGCATGAAGATTCCTATCGTGCTCCTACCGTGCTCCATCCATCACTGCATTCATCATCGATCAAGCCTAAAGCCTCCTGTCATGCTCGTGCCATGTTCCACCCATCACTGCATGCATC
The nucleotide sequence above comes from Panicum virgatum strain AP13 chromosome 3K, P.virgatum_v5, whole genome shotgun sequence. Encoded proteins:
- the LOC120697032 gene encoding uncharacterized protein LOC120697032, translated to MVESASDREDDTFGGTAHKEVHGQRELQTNIEALDDDTLFAIVKKIVCVGVRKIISSANAPIDGINTVPNGAGGCGISGRGSGRLAPKKTITKLNVSFFSEVIQSLNPDKRTIIQSYGFGSLLLFDKCSIPLPFARWIVDHVAVSSSSIVVNNRSIPLNPQIIHDVLGIPIGGQIIRKADPESGKGEFLNSMTLTTFPSAKAFGDNLSKENISEDDLVRSFLIVALVTFLCPNSTTHPSTEYLQPLVDVKKANEWDWSEFVHYWLLKQIKEYNGLMKNVDHSSIIMCGCLYTICVVYLDFLNLDHQQLPSTLPRLVEWKGDMIEEKAKLDSVQGHIYGKHPILPLKLTCYHKRTSAQIQSPTCVIDGSMFKKSLTKCVEGNMSHKILDDLTALYTKHANAPTDFAAENAQNIILDVMSYFYQHAGAKERPKCNNECCRVVFDNDPAHAVHSSGDQVKSSLHENNDIMDREIRTNIHMD